The segment AGGGGATACGCGTGCGCGAGACGGTCAAAATCAACCAGAGCCTCCTGACGCTGGGCCGTGTGATTACCGCTCTGGTGGATCGGGCCCCCATGTCCCGTACCGCGAATCGAAGCTGACGCGTCTGCTGCAGGAGTCGCTGGGCGGCCGGACAAAGACCTCGATCATTGCCACCATCTCGCCAGGGCACAAGGACATTGACGAGACACTCAGCACGCTGGAGTACGCGCATCGGGCGAAGAATATCCAGAATAAGCCAGAAGTCAATCAGAAGCTAACCAAGAAAACGGTCCTCAAGGAGTACACCGAGGAGATTGACAAACTGAAGCGAGATCTCCTCGCAGCGCGAGACAAGAATGGCATCTATCTGGCGGAGGAGACCTACGGGGAGATGACCATGAAAATGGACTCGCAGAATCGAGAGCTCAACGAGATGTTGCTGCTGAAGGCCCTCAAAGATGAGCTTCTGTCGAAGGAAAAGACCTTCAACGAGGTGAGCCTGAGTCTCGTGGAGAAGACCCAGGAGCTGAAGAAAAAGGAACAGCACCTAACCGACACCAAGGGGAGTCTACTGCTGACAAAGAAGGTCCTCACGAAGACCAAGCGCCGCTACAAGGAGAAGAAACAGCTGGTGGCCTCGCACATGAAAACGGAGGAGACGCTCACGACGCAGGCGCACAAAATCCTGACCGTGGCAGATCTGGCCACCAATGAAACGGAGCAGCTTCATGGCACCATCGAACGGCGAAGGGACACCGATGAAAAGATACGCAGTGCCTGCGATCAGTTCAAGGATCGCATGCAGGACAATCTGGAGGTGAGTGGCGGCAGCCTGAGTCTCTATTTGGAGCAGCAGGCGGCCTCCAAGCAGCCTCTGAGCCAGGAATTGGGTGAGCCACGACCAAAAGCTCTCCCTGTGCCAGTTTTCACCTTATTTCTGTTCTATTCTGTTCAGTACCCGTCTGTCCGTACGCGAACACCGTGCAATTGTAGCCGCTTAGCACCTCTTCGATCAGGGGCGACACCACCACCGCATAGACATCGCATTGCTTGGACTCGGGGCCGAAGCTCCGATCAAACGTAAACTTCTTCGTCAACTTCGAGTCGAGGGTGTGGCGTGAGGATCTCGCGTGGATTGAGCACATCGACAACCTCTGCGGAGCGTATGCATCGCTCGCGTGCATTCAGCGGCCTGCAGGGATGGAAATCGTACTTATTGGGCGATCTACTACCCGTAGATGGGGCACTCACCTAACGCGCACATAGACCTGAATGTTTTGATTCGATTTgcgtgcctgctgctgctgaagttGCAGGCGTACGTTGTTCGATGTGTCCATATTACAGCACAAAACTCAAAATTCACTTTTTAGCGCGTAAAAATGATGCCACCCAAAATATGGTGTGAAACTTTTGTTTCCAGCCCTTTGTGACAGCTAAATAAAGCCTTAAAAGACCTTAAAATCCGACTGGGGCAAGGTGACAACGATTTCTATGCCATCGTCGGCATCCCGCTGATGCTCATCTGCCTTTCCAACATTGGGGATGTGATGGCCACGTCATTCCGGTGAGCCTCTGCGCGCTGACATCTCCACAGTTGCGTGACTCCGCCGCTAATGACTCCACTCCACACCACTTCTCTCTTTCATAGTTTTCTCTACTGGCGCATCTGCTGCTATGTATGCACGCGGACGGCCAAGCGGCCGAGGAATGCCCGCTCCAGGCAGCGGTCGGTGAGGGGACAGCGGTATGCCCGCTCCCAGCCGCCACCCTCGTTCCGGCGATCCATGAAGATGACACAGCGATCGGGCAATGACTCCGGGTTCGGTCCCTCCATGGGGCATGCCCATTCCGATCCGGAGCTGCGCATCATGGGGCGGGGCGTCGGCGGCGGCTACGATGATAGGGAGTTTGGCCACCGCAGCAGTGGAGGACGCAATCGCCGCCAGCAGCAGATTGCGGCACAGCCTCGCCAGCAGCGGCACAACATCTACGGGGTGTAGCGCTTGTAGCAGGGAATGCTGAGTttttgtggcgccatctagtgctcagagtggcaggcgaacgacaggtcaagggaaaaccaaaaagacggtaacaggtcaaaacgtcaggctatctctgttgaaaatgcatccAGGGACCTGTTAGAGGATTTGCCGCCAGAACGTTGGCGTCCCTATCGGCTATTCCCTCGTGAAAGTCCAGGGGGAAAGAATTTGTGCTGTTCCCTTTCGCCCAGGAGGTGGAAAGGAAACATAGATAACAGtcgggagaaagagaatagaaaaaacgagggggaacgttgtgagttgctgcggacaccgcaactctacggtgtCTCCTcctggctctcctccggcagacgctgctaatattaaacgacacgacaaagagtgcgtgcgagagagacagaaaatcagtctgagcgtgacgtcgggcgctgcgtagccactgcacattgatttgttccttttggctataaaaattatctgatctggtccagattcagcaatctgatagatatggtcattatctatgattctgcgttttagtttGTGATTTTTAgtgatttttagttttctcaaatgtgcaatatggtggatgcaacagattttcgtcctttgtgggggcggaagggggtggggcgaaattctgagatatacgttttatagtgagatctaacagaagtgcggataccaaatttggttactgtagccttaatagtctctgagatttgtggatgccccagattttcgtcctttgcgggggcggaagggggtgtggcgaaatttggacacgaaacggtcaaggtccgatatcacaggagtgtggataccaaatttggttgctctggctcttataggttctgagatccttgaactcatattttgcaattggcaaagcccaccatgaaacctgtgtgttagagagaaacagagcgagaaagaaacCTACAAAACACAAAcctgaaaataaaataatattaaaatcagCCAGGAGTTTCATATCATTCACAGAAAGAAGCATATGCGTCGCCGTTCTTCTTAGAGTGGCATCGGCTGGATTCGGCCAGGAAGGGAGGGACGAGACGATGCCGCGCTTGCGTTGCCGATGCTTGGAGGTCTCCCTGTCGTCCATGCCTCCGTTTCGCACCGGATGAGGGGTCCAGGAGCAGCGTCACAAAATTTTTATGCCTAAGtcagaaaaaagaaaacacaagCCGATCTTAACTTAACTTTTGTTTACAAGAGCAATTATCGATAACTGTCTAGTATTTTTCTGTCTGTTATTATCAATGTTACcgtaaagtaaaaaaaaaaatacctaaatgttaataaaattgtaatGTTTCCATAAATAATGTTATATGTTGCACCTAGTAATAAGAACCTTAAAAAAAAACGCTTCAGGGTCACACTAAGTGCCCTGAGCAAGTTTACAAATCAAAAAATCACATCCGTAATGTTGGACAGGCAGATGAGCATCAGCGGGATGCCgacgatggcatcgaaatcgtTTTCACCTTGCCCCAGTCGGATTTTAAGGTCTTTTAAGGCTTTATTTAGCTGTCACAAAATTGAAAAGAGTAAACGTGTACATTTCCAAGTGCTGGAAACAAAAGTTTCACACCATATTTTGGGTGGCATCATTTTTACGCGCTAAAAAGTGAATTTTGAGTTTTGTGCTGTAAAATGGACACATCGAACAAAGTACGCCTGCaacttcagcagcagcaggcacgcAAATCGAATCAAAACATTCAGGTCTATGTACGCGTTAGGTGAGTGCCCAATCTACGGGTAGTAGATCGCCCAATAAGTACGATTTCCATCCCTGCAGGCCGCTGAATCCACGCGAGCGATGCATACGCTCCGCAGAGGTTGTGGATGTGCTCAATCCACGCGAGATCCTCACACGCCACACCCTCGACTCGAAGTTGACGAAGAAGTTTACGTTTGATCGGAGCTTCGGCCCCGCGTCCAAGCAATGCGATGTCTATGCGGTGGTGGTGTCGCCCCTGATCGAAGAGGTGCTAAGCGGCTACAATTGTACGGTGTTCGCGTACGGACAGACGGCTACTGGCAAGACGCACACGATGGTGGGGAATGAGACCGCGGAGTTGAAGTCCTCTTGGGAAAATGTGAGTAGAGGGGAACCAGTTTTCTAATTCCTAGAATCGGACGAGGGAGGCGGTTCAAACGTTAATTGCTGctctacctgctttttgtctTTGGCTTTTGGCCCTTTTGTAGGACTCTGATGTGGGCATCATACCGCGTGCCTTGAGTCACCTTTTCGACGAACTCCGCATGATGGAAGTTGAGATTACGATGTGCATCTCCTACCTAGAGCTGTACAACGAGGAGCTGTGCGACCTCCTCTCCACCGATGACTCCACAAAGATACGCATCTTCGACGACAGCACAAAGAAGGGTTCGGTGATCATTCAGGGCCTCGAGGAGATCACTGTCCAGAGCAAGGACGATGTCTACAAGCTCCTGGAGAAGGGCAAGGAGCGACGCAAGACCGCGACCACCCTGATGAACGCGCAGTCCTCGTGCAGCCACACCGTCTTCTCCATAGTGGTGCACATTCGTGAGAACGGCATCGATGGCGAGGATATGCTGAAGATCGGAAAACTCAATCTGGTGGATCTGGCGGGCAGCGAGAACGTCTCCAAGGCGGGCAACGAGAAGGGGATACGCGTGCGCGAGACGGTCAAAATCAACCAGAGCCTCCTGACGCTGGGCCGTGTGATTACCGCTCTGGTGGATCGGGCCCCCATGTCCCGTACCGCGAATCGAAGCTGACGCGTCTGCTGCAGGAGTCGCTGGGCGGCCGGACAAATACCTCGATCATTGCCACCATCTCGCCAGGGCACAAGGACATTGACGAGACACTCAGCACGCTGGAGTACGCGCATCGGGCGAAGAATATCCAGAATAAGCCAGAAGTCAATCAGAAGCTAACCAAGAAAACGGTCCTCAAGGAGTACACCGAGGAGATTGACAAACTGAAGCGAGATCTCCTCGCAGCGCGAGACAAGAATGGCATCTATCTGGCGGAGGAGACCTATGGGGAGATGACCATGAAAATGGACTCGCAGAATCGAGAGCTCAACGAGATGTTGCTGCTGAAGGCCCTCAAAGATGAGCTTCTGTCGAAGGAGAAGACCTTCAACGAGGTGAGCCTGAGTCTCGTGGAGAAGACCCAGGAGCTGAAGAAAACGGAACAGCACCTAACCGACACCAAGGGGAGTCTACTGCTGACAAAGAAGGTCCTCACGAAGACCAAGCGCCGCTACAAGGAGAAGAAACAGCTGGTGGCCTCGCACATGAAAACGGAGGAGACGCTCACGACGCAGGCGCACAAAATCCTGACCGTGGCAGATCTGGCCACCAATGAAACGGAGCAGCTTCATGGCACCATCGAACGGCGAAGGGACACCGATGAAAAGATACGCAGTGCCTGCGATCAGTTCAAGGATCGCATGCAGGACAATCTGGAGGTGATTGGCGGCAGCCTGAGTCTCTATTTGGAGCAGCAGGCGGCCTCCAAGCAGCATCTGAGCCAGGAATTGGGTGAGCCACGACCAAAAGCTCTCCCTGTGCCAGTTTTCACCTTATTTCTGTTCTATTCTGTTCAGTACCCGTCTGTCCGTACGCGAACACCGTGCAATTGTAGCCGCTTAGCACCTCTTCGATCAGGGGCGACACCACCACCGCATAGACATCGCATTGCTTGGACTCGGGGCCGAAGCTCCGATCAAACGTAAACTTCTTCGTCAACTTCGAGTCGAGGGTGTGGCGTGAGGATCTCGCGTGGATTGAGCACATCGACAACCTCTGCGGAGCGTATGCATCGCTCGCGTGCATTCAGCGGCCTGCAGGGATGGAAATCGTACTTATTGGGCGATCTACTACCCGTAGATGGGGCACTCACCTAACGCGCACATAGACCTGAATGTTTTGATTCGATTTgcgtgcctgctgctgctgaagttGCAGGCGTACGTTGTTCGATGTGTCCATTTTACAGCACAAAACTCAAAATTCACTTTTTAGCGCGTAAAAATGATGCCACCCAAAATATGGTGTGAAACTTTTGTttccagcccttggaaatgtACACGTTTACTCTTTTCAACTTTGTGAAAGCCAAATAAAGCCTTAAAAGACCTTAAAATCCGACTGGGGCAAGGTGACAACGATTTCTATGCCATCGTCGGCATCCCGCTGATGCTCATCTGCCTGTCCAACATTGGGGATGTGATGGCCACGTCATTCCGGTGAGCCTCTGCGCGCTGACATCTCCACAGTTGCGTGACTCCGCCGCTAAtcactccactccacaccaCTTCTCTCTTTCATAGTTTTCTCTACTGGCGCATCTGCTGCTATGTGTGCACGCGGACGGCCAAGCGGCCGAGGAATGCCCGCTCCAGGCAGCGGTCGGTGAGGGGACAGCGGTATGCCCGCTCCCAGCCGCCACCCTCGTTCCGGCGATCCATGAAGATGACACAGCGATCGGGCAATGACTCCGGGTTCGGTCCCTCCATGGGGCATGCCCATTCCGATCCGGAGCTGCGCATCATGGGGCGGGGCGTCGGCGGCGGCTACGATGATAGGGAGTTTGGCCACCGCAGCAGTGGAGGACGCAATCGCCGCCAGCAGCAGATTGCGGCACAGCCTCGCCAGCAGCGGCACAACATCTACGGGGTGTAGCGCTTGTAGCAGGGAATGCTGAGTttttgtggcgccatctagtgctcagagtggcagccgaacgacaggtcaagggaaaaccaaaaagacggtaacaggtgaaaacgtcaggctatctctgttgaaaatgcatccAGGGACCTGTTAGAGGATTTGCCGCCAGAACGTTGGCGTCCCTATCGGCTATTCCCTCGTGAAAGTCCATTGAGTCGGTTGCGTATCGGTCCGACGAAAAGGAAAATCCAAAAAtttagtgaagagaaaaactctagggaatctaaatatctaaatccaagattcgactgcgagattcttggttgaaggcgagtgggctttcagtcgtcagaagccgtatagcgctgagTCCGGTTGGGGTAAGTGCTGCGGGAAGAGAAGCGAAGGGCTAAAGGAGAATAAAGAGTTGTCCCATTTGTAGTCTTGGCGCTTAGTAAATCGAGTTAAGCAGTGCGGATTCGATCGTCCAaggaagccagccagcaaacaacggcagccgcaagcctaacaaagtgccgtttaaacctttgggattgtcaggaaagcgctcagccatcggagaagcgagcgtggaagcagagggagaagacatttgaggagcgctcggtccccccaagcggctagcttcccgaggcgttggcgtcggcactttagtagtcgagcgcgacgcggcagataaggagggcccgtcccttggtcgcgagcagatcggcggagagaaagtgtcgatctagcaccgtcggagattggccgtttggccttttctttgctttcgcgtACCTTTCACCTGCAGAAGCAGGGGAAAAGAATTTGTGCTGTTCCCTTTCGCCCAGGAGGTGGAAAGGAAACATAGATAACAGtcgggagaaagagaatagaaaaaacgaggggaacgttgtgagttgctgcggacaccgcaactctacggttatacccgatactaagtcagtatggctctcctccggcagacgctgctaatattaaacgacacgacaaagagtgcgtgcgagagagacagaaaatcagtctgagcgtgacgtcgggcgctgcgtagccactgcacattgatttgttccttttggctataaaaattatctgatctggtccagattcagcaatctgatagatatggtcattatctatgattctgcgttttagtttGTGATTTTTAgtgatttttagttttctcaaatgtgcaatattgtggatgcaacagattttcgtcctttgtgggggcggaagggggtggggcgaaattctgagatatacgttttatagtgagatctaacagaagtgcggataccaaatttggttactgtagccttaatagtctctgagatttgtggatgccccagattttcgtcctttgcgggggcggaagggggtgtggcgaaatttggacacgaaacgggcaaggtccgatatcacaggagtgtggataccaaatttggttgctctggctcttataggttctgagatccttgaactcatattttgcaattggcaaagccgaccatgaaacctgtgtgttagagagaaacagagcgagaaagaatgaaattgttttcttgattctggctataataattatacgatctggttgagattttacactctagaacatatagtcatcctctacgattctacgattttatcgtatctttaaaaatgtggatgccacagattttcgtcctttgtgggggcggaagtgggcggggcgaagttttgaaatatttttgtagcagtgacatatcacagaagtctggatacaaaacatcgttgctctagctcttatagtctttgagcactaggcgctgaaggggacggacagacggacagacggacggacggacagacggacagacggacagacagacatggctcaatcgactcggctattgatgctgatcaagaatatatatactttatggggtcggaaacgattccttctggacgttacactcATCaccttttaccacaaatctaatataccccaatactcattttgagtatcgggtataaaaagaggaagcaacggattgacggagtaattgtattcgtgtttgtaaatgtgtaattaattatgatttctgtgcgGAGTTAATTAGGAGAGAGTTAGATTTGATTCCGGTAGTGGCTTCTCGTGACTCTCGCCGATCTGCAAATATGATTTCCCCCAACCTTGTGCCCATTTAAGTGTTCTTCCGCCATAGCAGCTTTAGGTATACATcgaggaaagcgctttcgccgatggagccATAAACTGGAGAAAAGGTATGAGTGGACTTAAATCCtgttattaatttttttttttgtaatgtaatttaatgCGAGTGCACGACCAAGTTGCGCACACTCGCCCGCCAGATTTGCTACTGGCGGAATTTATTTCAGCTTTTTCTTATTACCCTTTCATTGGCAAATTACATTTAAGCTTAACTTACAACAATAATGTTCTTTTGAATTTTTGCGGGCAATTgacattaacattaacatcTAGAGACATGTTTACATTCTATCAGTCTGGCAGCCCTATTTTGACATTCGCAACAATTGACGTAGCCGCAATGGTGTCCGTATCCAGGCCCGCGACATGGCTACCAGGGATGCCATCATGGCAATCCTGGGCGATGGCGGCGGCAACGAGGCgatgactggccactacacacacCAGCACAAGAGTGACCGTGGGCTACGGATCGTCGTGCGAGATCTCCACCACTCCACAAGCACCCAACTAATAACAAATCAGATGGCCGAACTGGGCTATTCAGTTAAATTTATTAGAGCCATTAAAGCGAGATCCGATGGACAGCCACTCGACCAGTTCGAGTTGGAGATAGCCCCCAAGCCGGATGAAAGCCACCACGATGTCCTCTAATTAACCCAGCTGGGCAACCAGTTGGTGATCGTTGAGAGGCAGGCCAAGCCGGTGGACCCAGCCCAGTGCCACAGATGTCAGGCTTTTGGGCACACCCGCACCTACTGCAGGCGTTCATTCGTCTGTATGAAGTGTGCGGGTGCCCACGCGTCCACGGCATGTGCCAAGCCAAGGGCAGACGCCCCTAAATGCGCCAattgccagggcgcccacatcagcgcctacaagggatgtccggcattcaaggcagcaaggggccgccttctgtcgcaccgagtggccatgcaggagttgcgtcgcaagcgcagctcgcttctgcagccattgccagagtagcagccaccagcaaaaacaacaccagcacatccagggcg is part of the Drosophila miranda strain MSH22 chromosome Y unlocalized genomic scaffold, D.miranda_PacBio2.1 Contig_Y1_pilon, whole genome shotgun sequence genome and harbors:
- the LOC117189334 gene encoding uncharacterized protein LOC117189334, which encodes MLICLSNIGDVMATSFRFLYWRICCYVCTRTAKRPRNARSRQRSVRGQRYARSQPPPSFRRSMKMTQRSGNDSGFGPSMGHAHSDPELRIMGRGVGGGYDDREFGHRSSGGRNRRQQQIAAQPRQQRHNIYGV
- the LOC117189336 gene encoding kinesin-like protein Klp61F is translated as MDTSNNVRLQLQQQQARKSNQNIQVYVRVRPLNARERCIRSAEVVDVLNPREILTPHPRLEVDEEVYV